A stretch of Henckelia pumila isolate YLH828 chromosome 4, ASM3356847v2, whole genome shotgun sequence DNA encodes these proteins:
- the LOC140867365 gene encoding uncharacterized protein, giving the protein METPLSTRSTTRSQTSAVLRKLEESDKSVTKSKKISGKYQTALSDITNDSPIVGVAMGILETPSSAMSKKRPCSQVRCSGTPGSGEALLRGQVKTLLQKVEEEAELSKITIENRPFFNNFQGLVKSPCISLVAPTPANTPQVLNFSGNTNGPPCVAISPPVFLIPQMIAEISDEKKQESVESDNVINRSLLLDFSEKSESSDSSKCSSAHQGQICEETESSIKKPSTDDDDDSSVWSIQANASSTREEEEEEEEYEQEEQEGDNFEGDHSYEEEEEYDDGLVDDICEGISKISFHGTAKFTGKHIRFVYNSDDEEFTEAIDE; this is encoded by the exons ATGGAAACTCCACTATCCACAAGAAGTACAACCAGATCACAAACCTCGGCCGTGTTGA GGAAACTGGAGGAATCAGATAAGTCTGTGACGAAATCGAAGAAGATAAGTGGTAAATATCAGACTGCGCTTTCTGATATTACGAATGATTCGCCTATTGTTGGGGTTGCAATGGGAATTCTTGAGACCCCATCATCGGCAATGTCCAAGAAAAGACCGTGCAGTCAAGTGCGTTGTAGCGGAACTCCTGGATCGGGGGAGGCTCTGTTGAGGGGTCAAGTGAAGACCCTTCTGCAGAAAGTCGAAGAAGAAGCCGAGCTTTCGAAAATTACCATTGAAAACAGGCCTTTCTTCAACAACTTTCAAGGGCTTGTGAAGTCTCCCTGCATTAGCCTGGTTGCTCCTACTCCCGCAAACACGCCACAAGTTTTGAATTTTTCGGGAAATACGAATGGCCCACCTTGTGTTGCAATTTCTCCTCCGGTTTTTCTGATCCCCCAG ATGATTGCTGAGATTTCAGATGAAAAGAAACAAGAAAGCGTGGAATCTGATAACGTTATCAATAGGTCTCTGCTGCTTGATTTCTCTGAGAAATCAGAGAGTTCTGATTCATCCAAGTGCTCCTCTGCGCATCAGGGACAAATCTGTGAAGAAACCGAAAGTAGCATAAAAAAACCATCCACAGACGACGATGACGACTCATCAGTCTGGTCGATTCAGGCCAATGCAAGCAGTACTAGagaggaggaggaagaagaagaagaatatgaACAAGAAGAACAAGAGGGCGATAACTTCGAAGGCGATCATTCCTACGAAGAAGAGGAAGAATATGATGATGGACTTGTTGATGATATATGTGAAGGAATCAGCAAGATTAGCTTTCATGGGACGGCTAAATTTACTGGCAAGCACATCCGATTCGTGTACAACAGTGACGATGAGGAATTCACCGAAGCCATCGATGAATGA
- the LOC140864062 gene encoding WEB family protein At2g17940-like isoform X1 yields the protein MQEGGVVVRGRVEIDTRRPFRSVKEAVVLFGEKVLAGEIYANKLKEMQSNGPNRTSNVGAVKAELEETKQILEKAKEDGAAMAHCVTSLRQELEHTKRELNQLMAREIKSHLEKPEIEEIKLVEKTSEDVEKKFETENRFLQDGILIELEKKRSVKFASPPLLTKVLINNEAGEDGEQVVLAKKKWRRKSLVPLIGGFFLKTKEIEERK from the exons ATGCAGGAAGGAGGCGTCGTGGTGAGGGGAAGAGTCGAGATCGACACAAGGCGGCCATTCCGATCCGTGAAAGAAGCCGTCGTGTTGTTTGGGGAGAAAGTACTAGCCGGAGAAATCTATGCTAACAAGCTTAAAGAG ATGCAGAGTAATGGTCCAAACCGGACCTCCAACGTCGGAGCCGTCAAAGCCGAGCTTGAAGAGACGAAGCAAATCCTCGAGAAAGCAAAAGAAGACGGAGCTGCCATGGCACATTGTGTAACTTCACTGAGGCAAGAACTAGAACACACGAAAAGGGAGTTAAATCAGTTAATGGCAAGAGAAATCAAATCCCATCTGGAAAAACCAGAGATTGAAGAAATAAAGCTAGTTGAAAAGACAAGTGAAGATGTCGAAAAGAAGTTCGAAACCGAAAACAGATTCCTGCAAGATGGAATTTTGATTGAATTGGAGAAGAAAAGATCTGTCAAATTTGCAAGTCCCCCATTGCTGACAAAAGTGTTGATAAATAATGAGGCTGGTGAAGATGGAGAGCAAGTGGTTTTGGCCAAGAAGAAATGGAGGAGGAAGAGTTTGGTTCCATTGATTGGAGGGTTTTTCTTGAAGACTAAGGAGATTGAGGAGAGAAAGTGA
- the LOC140866838 gene encoding endoglucanase 2-like has product METEPDKSKGWGWWVLMLVIAVLVMAASCISLWKNFHLLSIFHASHPGIHVVDKYGQALAVAMQFFDAQKSGKLVDNKIDWRGDSALKDGSEVNLDLSKGMYDAGDLIKFGFPMAFTATMLSWAILEYGDNMKRINELEHAQDSLHWITDYLIAAHPSPNVLYIQVGDPELDHRCWQRPETMTEKRPVTQINTSHPGSDIAAETAAAMASASLVFRPVDSAYSALLLKHAKQLFTFADSYRGCYSTSIPQVQEYYNSSGYGDELLWAASWLYHATGEEFYLRYVAVEGSFYAGWGVPTWFCWDNKLAGTQVLLSRVNFFGSRNIQGTENIALQLYRKSAEAVICGLLPNSSSATTSRTKGGLIWVSEWNVLQYSVASAFFALVYSDYMLTSGTRSLYCDGDLYDPKDLHDFAVTQVDYILGNNPMKTSYLVGYGENFPRYVHHRGASIPKDDESSCSDGFKWLNTTSPNPNVVIGALVGGPFLNDTYDDSRNNTMQCEPTTYNGALLVSLLSGLIASSSVVHSFM; this is encoded by the exons ATGGAGACCGAACCGGACAAGTCGAAAGGGTGGGGGTGGTGGGTTCTTATGCTAGTGATTGCTGTTCTTGTAATGGCTGCTTCATGCATCAGTCTTTGGAAGAATTTTCATCTGTTGagtatttttcatgcatctcatccCGGGATTCATGTAGTGGACAAGTATGGCCAGGCTCTTGCCGTTGCGATGCAGTTTTTCGATGCTCAGAAAT CTGGTAAGTTGGTGGACAACAAGATCGATTGGAGAGGAGACTCGGCGTTGAAAGATGGAAGTGAAGTGAATTTGGATCTAAGTAAAGGGATGTATGATGCTGGGGATCTCATTAAATTCGGGTTCCCAATGGCATTCACTGCCACAATGCTTTCATGGGCAATTCTTGAATATGGAGACAATATGAAGCGAATAAATGAATTGGAGCATGCACAAGATTCCCTCCATTGGATCACTGATTATTTGATTGCTGCACACCCATCTCCCAATGTGCTTTATATTCAG GTGGGAGACCCTGAATTAGACCATAGATGCTGGCAAAGACCCGAAACCATGACAGAAAAAAGGCCTgtcactcaaatcaacacgtcGCATCCTGGATCGGACATCGCCGCGGAAACGGCCGCAGCAATGGCATCCGCCTCCTTAGTATTCCGGCCAGTCGACTCCGCGTACTCCGCTTTACTTCTCAAGCATGCGAAACAGCTCTTCACGTTTGCAGATTCTTACAGAGGTTGCTACAGCACCAGTATCCCACAAGTGCAGGAGTACTATAATTCAAGTGGATACGGAGACGAGCTCTTGTGGGCGGCTTCTTGGCTGTATCATGCTACTGGGGAAGAATTTTATCTGCGATATGTGGCGGTTGAAGGGAGTTTTTACGCCGGCTGGGGGGTGCCCACTTGGTTTTGTTGGGATAATAAACTTGCAGGGACTCAG GTTTTGCTGTCCAGAGTAAATTTTTTTGGATCAAGAAACATTCAAGGAACAGAAAATATTGCTCTCCAACTGTACAGAAAATCAGCAGAGGCTGTTATTTGTGGGCTTCTGCCCAATTCTTCTTCAGCAACAACTAGTAGAACAAAAG GTGGGCTAATATGGGTGAGTGAATGGAACGTTCTGCAGTATTCTGTTGCATCAGCATTTTTTGCTCTGGTTTATAGTGATTACATGCTTACCTCTGGCACGAGATCTCTATATTGTGATGGAGATCTCTATGATCCAAAGGACCTACATGATTTCGCGGTTACGCAG GTGGATTACATATTAGGCAACAATCCAATGAAGACTAGTTACCTAGTAGGGTATGGTGAAAACTTTCCTCGGTATGTGCATCACAGGGGCGCCTCGATCCCAAAAGACGATGAATCTAGTTGCAGTGATGGATTCAAGTGGCTGAACACGACGAGCCCTAATCCGAACGTTGTGATTGGAGCACTCGTTGGAGGGCCGTTCTTGAATGATACCTACGACGACTCGCGGAACAACACAATGCAGTGTGAACCAACTACTTATAATGGTGCACTCCTTGTTAGTCTCCTTTCAGGGCTCATTGCCTCTTCTTCTGTGGTTCATTCTTTTATGTGA
- the LOC140864062 gene encoding WEB family protein At3g51220-like isoform X2 yields MQEGGVVVRGRVEIDTRRPFRSVKEAVVLFGEKVLAGEIYANKLKESNGPNRTSNVGAVKAELEETKQILEKAKEDGAAMAHCVTSLRQELEHTKRELNQLMAREIKSHLEKPEIEEIKLVEKTSEDVEKKFETENRFLQDGILIELEKKRSVKFASPPLLTKVLINNEAGEDGEQVVLAKKKWRRKSLVPLIGGFFLKTKEIEERK; encoded by the exons ATGCAGGAAGGAGGCGTCGTGGTGAGGGGAAGAGTCGAGATCGACACAAGGCGGCCATTCCGATCCGTGAAAGAAGCCGTCGTGTTGTTTGGGGAGAAAGTACTAGCCGGAGAAATCTATGCTAACAAGCTTAAAGAG AGTAATGGTCCAAACCGGACCTCCAACGTCGGAGCCGTCAAAGCCGAGCTTGAAGAGACGAAGCAAATCCTCGAGAAAGCAAAAGAAGACGGAGCTGCCATGGCACATTGTGTAACTTCACTGAGGCAAGAACTAGAACACACGAAAAGGGAGTTAAATCAGTTAATGGCAAGAGAAATCAAATCCCATCTGGAAAAACCAGAGATTGAAGAAATAAAGCTAGTTGAAAAGACAAGTGAAGATGTCGAAAAGAAGTTCGAAACCGAAAACAGATTCCTGCAAGATGGAATTTTGATTGAATTGGAGAAGAAAAGATCTGTCAAATTTGCAAGTCCCCCATTGCTGACAAAAGTGTTGATAAATAATGAGGCTGGTGAAGATGGAGAGCAAGTGGTTTTGGCCAAGAAGAAATGGAGGAGGAAGAGTTTGGTTCCATTGATTGGAGGGTTTTTCTTGAAGACTAAGGAGATTGAGGAGAGAAAGTGA
- the LOC140860846 gene encoding uncharacterized protein: MEFLDALMWMRRVLNIEEFEKFVMRLWVVWHERMRVLHSKREVIENLDVNWSETYLREFQNANAALKISHEHRNTDYSSNYSNFMSTDLRLEVDAAVNEDKDRCGIGGVVRNEEGNIVLAFGRQTKKPQSVLYEELLAIKEGLKLSSERNVDVKIVCSDSLLAVQAVINPEEDFSYNGAIASEIKNFLMRGNNVKIVHIRRSQNLVAHNLASFAISSQDPFVWYNGSFPSWLVNLVMDNVY, from the coding sequence ATGGAATTTTTGGATGCTTTGATGTGGATGAGAAGAGTATTGAACATAGAAGAATTTGAGAAGTTTGTGATGAGATTATGGGTGGTTTGGCATGAGAGGATGAGAGTTTTACATTCAAAAAGAGAAGTTATTGAGAACTTGGATGTGAATTGGAGTGAGACATATTTAAGAGAGTTTCAGAATGCTAATGCAGCTTTGAAAATCAGCCATGAACATAGGAATACAGATTACTCAAGTAACTACTCTAACTTCATGTCCACCGATCTTAGACTTGAAGTTGATGCAGCAGTTAACGAAGACAAGGATAGATGTGGGATAGGTGGAGTGGTGAGAAATGAAGAAGGTAATATTGTTTTAGCTTTTGGGAGACAGACCAAAAAACCGCAGTCAGTTTTGTATGAAGAATTATTAGCCATCAAGGAAGGATTAAAACTGAGTTCTGAAAGAAATGTGGACGTGAAGATAGTGTGTTCAGATTCTCTACTTGCGGTGCAAGCAGTCATCAACCCAGAAGAGGATTTCAGCTACAATGGTGCTATTGCTtcagaaattaaaaattttcttaTGCGCGGGAATAATGTTAAAATAGTGCATATTCGAAGAAGTCAGAATTTAGTGGCACATAATCTTGCTTCTTTTGCTATTTCATCCCAGGATCCTTTTGTTTGGTATAATGGGAGTTTTCCTTCGTGGTTGGTAAATCTTGTAATGGATAATGTTTATTAG
- the LOC140860847 gene encoding glycolate oxidase 1-like has product MEISNVMEYEALAEEKLPKMVYDYYASGAEDQWTLKENRNAFSKITFRPRILMDVSKIDVTTSILGFKISSPIMIAPTAMQKMAHPQGELATARAATSAGTIMTLSSWATSSIEEVASTAPTGIRFFQLFVSKDRSIVTQLVKRAEEAGYKAIVLTVDTPRLGRREADIKNRFTLPDNLTLKNYESLNLGSIDRTDDSRLASFISNQFDRSLSWKDVKWLQTITDLPILLKGVLTAEDAALAVQAGAAGIIVSNHGARQLDYVPATIMVLEEVVRAAEGKVPVFLDGGIRRGTDVFKALALGASGVFIGRPVLFALAVEGEAGVRKVLQMLRDELELTMTLSGCRSVEEITRRHIQTPGDSTRRVTS; this is encoded by the exons ATGGAGATTAGCAATGTAATGGAGTATGAAGCCCTTGCCGAGGAGAAATTGCCAAAGATGGTTTACGACTATTACGCCTCCGGTGCCGAGGACCAGTGGACTCTCAAAGAAAATCGAAATGCATTTTCTAAGATCAC GTTCCGCCCTCGTATCTTAATGGATGTTAGCAAGATTGATGTAACCACATCTATCTTGGGCTTCAAAATCTCAAGTCCCATAATGATTGCTCCAACGGCGATGCAGAAAATGGCACATCCACAAG GAGAGCTTGCGACGGCTAGAGCGGCAACATCAGCAGGCACCATCATG ACTTTATCTTCATGGGCCACTTCCAGCATCGAAGAGGTTGCATCAACGGCACCCACGGGAATTCGATTTTTTCAGTTATTT GTTTCCAAAGACAGAAGCATTGTCACTCAGCTTGTGAAAAGGGCTGAAGAGGCTGGCTACAAGGCCATTGTCCTGACTGTGGATACTCCGAGGCTAGGCCGCAGGGAAGCCGATATCAAGAACAG GTTCACTTTGCCGGATAACTTGACATTGAAGAATTACGAAAGCTTGAATCTTGGCTCGATAGATAGG ACAGATGACTCTAGACTTGCTTCATTTATTTCCAACCAGTTCGATCGATCTCTTAgctggaag GATGTGAAGTGGCTACAGACAATCACTGACTTGCCGATCCTATTGAAGGGCGTGCTGACCGCGGAAGATG CCGCGCTGGCCGTACAAGCAGGAGCAGCTGGAATCATCGTGTCTAATCACGGAGCTCGGCAGCTCGATTATGTTCCTGCAACCATAATGGTCTTGGAAGAG GTTGTGAGAGCAGCAGAGGGGAAAGTTCCAGTTTTTCTAGACGGCGGGATTAGGCGAGGGACGGATGTCTTTAAAGCATTAGCCCTCGGAGCATCTGGTGTATTT ATCGGAAGGCCGGTTCTTTTCGCGTTAGCAGTCGAGGGGGAGGCAGGGGTAAGAAAAGTGCTTCAAATGCTGCGTGACGAGCTTGAGCTGACCATGACATTAAGTGGTTGTCGCTCCGTCGAGGAGATTACCCGTCGTCACATTCAAACGCCGGGCGATAGTACACGTCGTGTTACATCTTGA
- the LOC140864060 gene encoding RNA demethylase ALKBH9B-like isoform X2, whose amino-acid sequence MPGCGGVPPELATVPLRRPLQPLRAIHLRSHPIPSRSFIANSRAKRSWADMYHADEHVSSHEFANVYESCEEIWIDGVKEPAALSMDEREYTGFCNVRKKDFELIERVNGEFLNVVDGLELHTGVFSVEEQKRIVSHVEWLKEMGRKRLLRERTYSAPRKWMRGKGRITLQFGCCYNYATDKSGNPPGILRNEIADPIPELFKSMIKRLVRWHVLPEYCVPDSCIVNIYEEGDCIPPHIDNHDFVRPFCTVSFLRECEILFGSNLKIVGAGEFSGSLAVPLPVGSVLVINGNGADVAKHCVPAVPARRISITFRKMHQSKLPVGYAPEPDLIGLQPLSHDPVGSPRPQQSVTYATTLNS is encoded by the exons ATGCCGGGATGCGGCGGAGTTCCTCCGGAGTTGGCTACCGTTCCTCTCCGACGGCCTCTGCAACCACTGCGAGCGATCCATCTCCGATCGCATCCGATCCCTTCACGCAG TTTTATTGCAAATTCGAGGGCGAAAAGGTCGTGGGCCGATATGTATCATGCTGATGAACATGTATCTAGCCATGAATTTGCCAATGTGTACGAGTCCTGTGAGGAAATATGGATTGATGGAGTAAAGGAACCGGCGGCTTTGTCCATGGATGAGAGGGAGTATACTGGATTTTGTAATGTGAGGAagaaagattttgaattgatcgaAAGAGTAAATGGGGAGTTTTTGAATGTAGTCGACGGATTGGAGTTACATACGGGTGTCTTTAGTGTAGAGGAACAGAAGAGGATTGTTTCACATGTCGAGTGGCTCAAGGAGATGGGAAGGAAAAGACTCTTGAGAG AGCGCACTTATTCTGCACCTCGGAAGTGGATGAGGGGAAAGGGACGCATAACTCTGCAATTCGGCTGCTGTTATAATTATGCTACG GATAAATCTGGTAATCCACCAGGGATTCTCAGAAATGAAATTGCAGATCCTATACCTGAACTATTCAAGTCCATGATCAAAAGGCTTGTCCGATGGCATGTTTTACCTGAGTACTGCGTTCCCGACAGCTGCATTGTCAATATTTACGAGGAGGGAGATTGCATTCCGCCTCATATCGACAATCACGACTTTGTTCGACCATTTTGTACAGTTTCATTTCTTAGAGAGTGCGAAATATTGTTCGGTTCCAACTTGAAAATAGTGGGTGCTGGTGAGTTTTCCGGTTCTTTGGCAGTTCCTCTCCCGGTTGG GTCTGTTCTCGTTATAAATGGAAATGGAGCAGACGTTGCTAAGCATTGTGTGCCTGCAGTCCCAGCCAGAAG AATATCGATTACCTTCAGGAAAATGCATCAATCCAAATTGCCGGTCGGGTATGCTCCAGAACCTGATCTGATAGGGCTTCAGCCACTTTCACATGACCCGGTCGGATCACCAAGACCCCAACAAAGCGTCACCTATGCTACTACTTTAAATTCGTAG
- the LOC140864060 gene encoding RNA demethylase ALKBH9B-like isoform X3 gives MPGCGGVPPELATVPLRRPLQPLRAIHLRSHPIPSRRSWADMYHADEHVSSHEFANVYESCEEIWIDGVKEPAALSMDEREYTGFCNVRKKDFELIERVNGEFLNVVDGLELHTGVFSVEEQKRIVSHVEWLKEMGRKRLLRERTYSAPRKWMRGKGRITLQFGCCYNYATDKSGNPPGILRNEIADPIPELFKSMIKRLVRWHVLPEYCVPDSCIVNIYEEGDCIPPHIDNHDFVRPFCTVSFLRECEILFGSNLKIVGAGEFSGSLAVPLPVGSVLVINGNGADVAKHCVPAVPARRISITFRKMHQSKLPVGYAPEPDLIGLQPLSHDPVGSPRPQQSVTYATTLNS, from the exons ATGCCGGGATGCGGCGGAGTTCCTCCGGAGTTGGCTACCGTTCCTCTCCGACGGCCTCTGCAACCACTGCGAGCGATCCATCTCCGATCGCATCCGATCCCTTCACGCAG GTCGTGGGCCGATATGTATCATGCTGATGAACATGTATCTAGCCATGAATTTGCCAATGTGTACGAGTCCTGTGAGGAAATATGGATTGATGGAGTAAAGGAACCGGCGGCTTTGTCCATGGATGAGAGGGAGTATACTGGATTTTGTAATGTGAGGAagaaagattttgaattgatcgaAAGAGTAAATGGGGAGTTTTTGAATGTAGTCGACGGATTGGAGTTACATACGGGTGTCTTTAGTGTAGAGGAACAGAAGAGGATTGTTTCACATGTCGAGTGGCTCAAGGAGATGGGAAGGAAAAGACTCTTGAGAG AGCGCACTTATTCTGCACCTCGGAAGTGGATGAGGGGAAAGGGACGCATAACTCTGCAATTCGGCTGCTGTTATAATTATGCTACG GATAAATCTGGTAATCCACCAGGGATTCTCAGAAATGAAATTGCAGATCCTATACCTGAACTATTCAAGTCCATGATCAAAAGGCTTGTCCGATGGCATGTTTTACCTGAGTACTGCGTTCCCGACAGCTGCATTGTCAATATTTACGAGGAGGGAGATTGCATTCCGCCTCATATCGACAATCACGACTTTGTTCGACCATTTTGTACAGTTTCATTTCTTAGAGAGTGCGAAATATTGTTCGGTTCCAACTTGAAAATAGTGGGTGCTGGTGAGTTTTCCGGTTCTTTGGCAGTTCCTCTCCCGGTTGG GTCTGTTCTCGTTATAAATGGAAATGGAGCAGACGTTGCTAAGCATTGTGTGCCTGCAGTCCCAGCCAGAAG AATATCGATTACCTTCAGGAAAATGCATCAATCCAAATTGCCGGTCGGGTATGCTCCAGAACCTGATCTGATAGGGCTTCAGCCACTTTCACATGACCCGGTCGGATCACCAAGACCCCAACAAAGCGTCACCTATGCTACTACTTTAAATTCGTAG
- the LOC140864060 gene encoding RNA demethylase ALKBH9B-like isoform X1, whose product MGPSALRYDGAECRDAAEFLRSWLPFLSDGLCNHCERSISDRIRSLHAGEKFEVRTPLVIEKNRTNRHLCSYSPDSADYISDTCSPYSFIANSRAKRSWADMYHADEHVSSHEFANVYESCEEIWIDGVKEPAALSMDEREYTGFCNVRKKDFELIERVNGEFLNVVDGLELHTGVFSVEEQKRIVSHVEWLKEMGRKRLLRERTYSAPRKWMRGKGRITLQFGCCYNYATDKSGNPPGILRNEIADPIPELFKSMIKRLVRWHVLPEYCVPDSCIVNIYEEGDCIPPHIDNHDFVRPFCTVSFLRECEILFGSNLKIVGAGEFSGSLAVPLPVGSVLVINGNGADVAKHCVPAVPARRISITFRKMHQSKLPVGYAPEPDLIGLQPLSHDPVGSPRPQQSVTYATTLNS is encoded by the exons ATGGGTCCTTCCGCACTCCGATACGACGGCGCAGAATGCCGGGATGCGGCGGAGTTCCTCCGGAGTTGGCTACCGTTCCTCTCCGACGGCCTCTGCAACCACTGCGAGCGATCCATCTCCGATCGCATCCGATCCCTTCACGCAG GAGAGAAATTTGAGGTTAGGACTCCTCTTGTGATAGAGAAGAATCGAACTAATAGACATCTATGTAGTTACAGCCCCGATTCAGCTGACTATATTTCAGATACATGCTCACCATACAGTTTTATTGCAAATTCGAGGGCGAAAAGGTCGTGGGCCGATATGTATCATGCTGATGAACATGTATCTAGCCATGAATTTGCCAATGTGTACGAGTCCTGTGAGGAAATATGGATTGATGGAGTAAAGGAACCGGCGGCTTTGTCCATGGATGAGAGGGAGTATACTGGATTTTGTAATGTGAGGAagaaagattttgaattgatcgaAAGAGTAAATGGGGAGTTTTTGAATGTAGTCGACGGATTGGAGTTACATACGGGTGTCTTTAGTGTAGAGGAACAGAAGAGGATTGTTTCACATGTCGAGTGGCTCAAGGAGATGGGAAGGAAAAGACTCTTGAGAG AGCGCACTTATTCTGCACCTCGGAAGTGGATGAGGGGAAAGGGACGCATAACTCTGCAATTCGGCTGCTGTTATAATTATGCTACG GATAAATCTGGTAATCCACCAGGGATTCTCAGAAATGAAATTGCAGATCCTATACCTGAACTATTCAAGTCCATGATCAAAAGGCTTGTCCGATGGCATGTTTTACCTGAGTACTGCGTTCCCGACAGCTGCATTGTCAATATTTACGAGGAGGGAGATTGCATTCCGCCTCATATCGACAATCACGACTTTGTTCGACCATTTTGTACAGTTTCATTTCTTAGAGAGTGCGAAATATTGTTCGGTTCCAACTTGAAAATAGTGGGTGCTGGTGAGTTTTCCGGTTCTTTGGCAGTTCCTCTCCCGGTTGG GTCTGTTCTCGTTATAAATGGAAATGGAGCAGACGTTGCTAAGCATTGTGTGCCTGCAGTCCCAGCCAGAAG AATATCGATTACCTTCAGGAAAATGCATCAATCCAAATTGCCGGTCGGGTATGCTCCAGAACCTGATCTGATAGGGCTTCAGCCACTTTCACATGACCCGGTCGGATCACCAAGACCCCAACAAAGCGTCACCTATGCTACTACTTTAAATTCGTAG